From the Paenibacillus sp. R14(2021) genome, the window CGCGACGCTGTACGACGTGCAGAAGATCTTGCTTAAGAAGGGTGCGGTAACGGCGGCGAATCTTGACGGTGGTTCCTCGACCGTGCTGGTGAAGGACAATGCCGTTGTCAACAAGCCTTCCAGCAAGTACGGCATGCGTTACTTGCCGACTGCGTTCCTCGTATTCGATCATCCCGAGCGTGTGAACGCGGGCAACATCTGGAGCGGGATCGACATGGAGCATTTTGATTCCTCGCAGAAGCGGCCGGCGAATAAGCCATCGACTTAATTGCATAGAGACGAGGCTCTCGCCAGAGCTGCGCCCGTTGAAGAGACCCTTTATGGGGTCTCTTTTTGGCATGCAGCTAGAAGAAGATTCTGGCAATCCCGCCGGAGTATGCTACAATAATTCCAAATTACAAGCCTATCTCAAGAAAGTGAAGTGAACGAAGTGGAACCGAAATACATCAAAGAGACGCGCTGCTTCAAAGTTTCCCGTGTTTTTCCAACCGATGTCAACAATCACAATACACTGTTCGGCGGCAAGCTGATGTCATATATCGACGACATCGCCTCGATCTCCGTATCCAAGCTGTGCCGGGTGTCCGCCGTTACGGCGTCGACGGACTCCGTCGACTTTCTCCTCCCCATTCGGCCAAGCGATTCCGTCTCGCTGGAGTCCTTCATCACGCACACAGGCACGAGCTCCATGGAGGTGTTCGTGAAGGTCATCTGCGAAGACATGAAGACCGGCGAACGCAAAATCGCGGCAACGGCGTTCCAAACCTTCGTTGCGCTCGACGAGAATAATCACCCGACGCCCGTGCCTCAGGTCATTCCGGAGACGGAAGAGGAGCGTAAGCTGTTCGAAACGGCGGATTCCCGGACGGAGATGCGGAAGCACCGCAGGGAAGAAAGCAAGAAGTTTGCCGACTATCTGCTAACGAAGTATCCGTGGGAATAGTGTGAGCCGCCTCATAGACTGGCTCTCATCGCTGGATGAGGCCAAGCTCCAGGAGCTGCTGCAGCGTTATGAGCAGCTCGGGCCCCTGCCGGGCATCGCGCTCACGTTCATGAAGTCGTTCGTGCCGCCGCTTCCGACGATCGTCATCGTAGGCGGCAACGCGGCGGCTTACGGCCTTTGGCTTGGCTTTCTCTATTCCTGGATCGGATTGGTCGCCGGCTGCATGCTGACCTTCCTGATCGTTCGCCGGATCGGTTCGTCGCGGTGGGTGGACCGCTGGTCGCGCAAGCCGGCTGTTCGCCGCAGCATGGGCTGGATTCGGCGCAATGCATTCGGATATGTCTTCGTGCTGAGTCTGTTCCCCGTCGGTCCGTTCGTCGTCATTAATGTCGCCGCGGCGCTTGCCCGCATGCGTCTGCGCTCCTTCCTGATCGCCGTTTCGCTCGGCAAAGCGATTATGGCGTTCTCCGTCTCGCTGATCGGCCACGACGTGACGAGATTTATGGAGCGGCCTGCGGAGCTGCTCTACGTGGCGGCGTTCGTCGCTGTCTCGTTCTGGCTGTGCAAGAAGGTGGAAGCGAAGTTTATGCAGGAGCCCGCAACCGAAGAGGTTGAACAGCCGTCATAGCGATTCCTATCAATCATGCATAGCTCCCAGTCGTCTAATAGACGCTGCGGGGCTTTTTTTGCGGCGTTTGGTGGACGATTCTAGCAGATACATGGTAAAACTTTATATAAAAGGAAGTAAACATCCATAAGATCCTATCATTCATCTAGCATTCAAGGGGAGAAGAGAAAATGAATTCAAGCCGCAAATTTCGTCGATTGGCCATCTATGGTATAGCGGGCACGATGCTGTTAACTTCGGGAATGCCGGCTGCAACGGCCGCGCCTCAAGCAGCTGCCGCGGCACCGGCGGCCGCGCCGATCTCGGTCATTCTCGACCGGCAGCCGCTGAAGCTCGCCGTTCCGCCGGTGATCATTCGAGGGAACTTAATGTTTCCGGCCAAAGCGGTCTTCGATGCATTAGGCATTCGCTTTCAAATGGGCGCCGGCGGTCTAGTCGCCGTCAATGGCTCCACTCGCGTGGAGGGCAAGCTGAATTCGAATAAAGCGGTCAAAGGCAAGCAGACCTTCCAGCTGTCCTCGGCGCCGGTCATTCAGGATGGGCGCACCTATGTAGCCGCAAAGTTCGTCTCGCTGGTGCTGGACAAGGATGTCTTCTATAACAGCGCCAAGAAACAGGTGACGATCGGCTACACGGAAGCGCAAATGGCAGGCTTTCAAAGGCTGCTCTTCGAAGCTGCCCGAAGCGGCGACGTCGCCACGCTGGAAGTTATGATCAGCCGCGGCGTTGACGTGAATAAGAAGCTGTTTTCTATTTTCCTCGACAATACGGCGCTGGACTACGCGATATTGTTTGACCATGCGGACGCGGCGAGGGTGCTGCTTGAGCATGGCGCGACGTATGACCATCAGCGCGTATTTCAGGTACTTCTCCATCGGAACGAGCGACTTATGGACGTGCTGCTGGCGCATGGACTTAATCCCAACATGCCGCTGGACAACTTAAGCGGATCGCTGCTGGCTGTGGCGTGCGGCAATATTTGGAGCATGAATCCTGACAACTCCGTTACGATCATCCATCCAAGCGTACCAATCGTCACTCTTCTGCTCGATCACGGCGGGGACCCGTCACAGGATAATTCGCTCTCCAATGCCGTCCAAGCGAGCAGCTATGAGGTCATACAATTATTGCTTCAGCATGGGGCTGAACCCTACAGGAAGGATTCCTTGGGGAATACGCCGTATGAGAAGGCGCGATGGGGAGGAATTAGCAGCTGGCTCACGCTCGGTGCGAATCCGAACATTCCGCATCTATCCATTCTGGATGCTAAAGGCAAAATCATTACGGATGGAAGCATTTCGCTTCAAGCGGTTAATCAAACGGACTTTAATACCTACTTCTATCGCTGGTCAGGCGAGACTGCCTATCTGGAAGTCCCGGATGGTGATTATAAGCTGCTAAATGTTGCGCGATGGGGATCCTCCTACTTGTTCGCGGATACGGTTATTCATATTGAACAAGGTAAAACCACAGAGCCCGCCATTCAGCTTCCTGAAGCCAATGTTACGTTTACGATCGATAATGCCGGTGCCGATCAGAAGAGCGGCTTCATTGACGTCCAAAATGAGAAGGGCACGATGTCGACGGGCGTAGAGGTCGCGGACGGGCAGTTCGGCTTATCCCTCCCACCGGGAACCTACAAGCTGGGCAGATATAGGCTTCAGCAAACGGAGTATGAGCTGATAGGCGACACGACGATAACGGTTTCGGAGGACGGGGAGCAGCAGAAGCTTACCGTCAATATACCTTAGCCGGCAATTGAATAGCAGGAACGAAAGGCGCCCGTTAGCTAGGGCGTCTTTCTTGCGTTCATGGCCGCGCAGCCGCAGCCCTTTCAGCAAACAATTAGCTGCCGCTAAGCGAAGCTTCAGGTTGGCCAGCTACAATGGGCTTGATACAGGAAAAAGAGGTGCGGCGAATGTCCGTCTGGCGGCAAAATAAAATGCGAATCGCCGCTGCTGTAAATGTTTAGCAGCGTGAACAGTTAAGGAGGCAAAGCTTCTCCTGGCGCTTCTGTGACGTCCATAGCTGACAGTCCATTGCTGACTAGCGAGCTCCGCTCCGCTCCGCT encodes:
- a CDS encoding acyl-CoA thioesterase, encoding MEPKYIKETRCFKVSRVFPTDVNNHNTLFGGKLMSYIDDIASISVSKLCRVSAVTASTDSVDFLLPIRPSDSVSLESFITHTGTSSMEVFVKVICEDMKTGERKIAATAFQTFVALDENNHPTPVPQVIPETEEERKLFETADSRTEMRKHRREESKKFADYLLTKYPWE
- a CDS encoding TVP38/TMEM64 family protein, which gives rise to MSRLIDWLSSLDEAKLQELLQRYEQLGPLPGIALTFMKSFVPPLPTIVIVGGNAAAYGLWLGFLYSWIGLVAGCMLTFLIVRRIGSSRWVDRWSRKPAVRRSMGWIRRNAFGYVFVLSLFPVGPFVVINVAAALARMRLRSFLIAVSLGKAIMAFSVSLIGHDVTRFMERPAELLYVAAFVAVSFWLCKKVEAKFMQEPATEEVEQPS
- a CDS encoding copper amine oxidase N-terminal domain-containing protein, producing the protein MNSSRKFRRLAIYGIAGTMLLTSGMPAATAAPQAAAAAPAAAPISVILDRQPLKLAVPPVIIRGNLMFPAKAVFDALGIRFQMGAGGLVAVNGSTRVEGKLNSNKAVKGKQTFQLSSAPVIQDGRTYVAAKFVSLVLDKDVFYNSAKKQVTIGYTEAQMAGFQRLLFEAARSGDVATLEVMISRGVDVNKKLFSIFLDNTALDYAILFDHADAARVLLEHGATYDHQRVFQVLLHRNERLMDVLLAHGLNPNMPLDNLSGSLLAVACGNIWSMNPDNSVTIIHPSVPIVTLLLDHGGDPSQDNSLSNAVQASSYEVIQLLLQHGAEPYRKDSLGNTPYEKARWGGISSWLTLGANPNIPHLSILDAKGKIITDGSISLQAVNQTDFNTYFYRWSGETAYLEVPDGDYKLLNVARWGSSYLFADTVIHIEQGKTTEPAIQLPEANVTFTIDNAGADQKSGFIDVQNEKGTMSTGVEVADGQFGLSLPPGTYKLGRYRLQQTEYELIGDTTITVSEDGEQQKLTVNIP